In one Inquilinus sp. Marseille-Q2685 genomic region, the following are encoded:
- a CDS encoding AraC family transcriptional regulator, with protein sequence MGAVERAVWFIENRFSAEVTLDAIAEAAGVSRFHLCRLFGVATGRSVMRYVRGRRLTEAARALAAGATDILAVALDAGYGSHEAFTRAFRDQFGLTPEQVRGQGHVDNLALVEPIRMDDTLIIDLEVPRFETGKTLLVAGLGGRYTFETNEGIPALWQRFGPQIGHVPNQLGDATYGVCCNADDAGNFDYIAGVEVASFDELPAELARVRIPAQRYAVFSHRGHISRIRATHYTIWTRWLPESGHAFADAPNFERYSADFDPWTGTGLVEIWMPVRS encoded by the coding sequence ATGGGCGCGGTCGAGCGGGCGGTCTGGTTCATCGAGAACCGGTTCTCGGCGGAGGTCACGCTCGACGCGATCGCCGAGGCCGCCGGCGTGTCCCGGTTCCATCTGTGCCGGCTGTTCGGCGTGGCCACCGGCCGTTCGGTGATGCGCTATGTCCGCGGACGCCGCCTGACCGAGGCGGCCCGGGCCCTGGCGGCCGGCGCCACCGACATCCTGGCGGTGGCGCTCGACGCCGGCTACGGCTCCCACGAGGCGTTCACCCGGGCCTTCCGCGACCAGTTCGGCCTGACGCCGGAGCAGGTTCGCGGCCAGGGTCATGTCGACAACCTCGCGCTGGTGGAGCCGATCCGCATGGACGACACGCTGATCATCGACCTCGAAGTCCCGCGCTTCGAGACCGGCAAGACCCTGCTCGTGGCCGGGCTGGGCGGCCGCTACACCTTCGAGACCAACGAAGGCATCCCGGCGCTGTGGCAGCGCTTCGGGCCGCAGATCGGCCATGTGCCGAACCAGCTCGGCGACGCCACCTACGGCGTCTGCTGCAACGCCGACGACGCCGGCAATTTCGACTACATCGCCGGGGTCGAGGTCGCCAGCTTCGACGAGCTGCCGGCGGAGCTCGCCCGGGTGCGCATCCCGGCGCAGCGCTACGCGGTGTTCAGCCACCGCGGCCACATCTCCCGGATCCGGGCGACGCATTACACGATCTGGACCCGCTGGCTGCCCGAATCCGGCCACGCCTTCGCCGACGCGCCGAACTTCGAGCGCTACAGCGCCGATTTCGATCCCTGGACCGGCACCGGCCTGGTCGAGATCTGGATGCCGGTCAGGAGCTGA
- a CDS encoding helix-turn-helix transcriptional regulator — MAGIDSAADLDYSLTMDDGLAAVLSTRAAGVETWTGQNDDKDERDTPTVRSRDDRDDGIEDLLDWLDLGVIIADAAARPIRLNRRAGAIVARADGLYATPFGITTAVPEETARLRQAIAMATTGGARLRLTRPSGSPPLLVTVIPVRPGGDADGRPAAPWVALFVMDPGGASTPSPALLQELFGLTAAEAVFAAEISRGDGLQAVAERLAIAPTTARTHLTRIFEKTGTRRQAELVRLLMQCDRLAPSGGWPPPGRDRGDRAPAFAARISS; from the coding sequence ATGGCGGGGATCGACAGCGCTGCGGATCTCGACTACTCCCTGACGATGGATGACGGCCTGGCTGCCGTCCTCTCGACCCGCGCGGCCGGCGTGGAAACCTGGACGGGCCAGAACGACGACAAGGATGAACGGGACACTCCCACCGTTCGGAGCCGCGACGACCGGGACGACGGCATCGAGGACCTGCTGGACTGGCTCGACCTCGGCGTGATCATCGCGGACGCGGCGGCCCGGCCGATCCGGCTGAACCGCCGCGCCGGGGCGATCGTGGCGCGGGCGGACGGGCTGTACGCCACGCCGTTCGGCATCACCACGGCCGTTCCGGAAGAGACCGCCAGGCTGCGCCAGGCCATCGCCATGGCGACGACGGGCGGGGCCCGCCTGCGGCTGACGCGCCCGTCGGGATCCCCGCCGCTGCTGGTGACCGTGATCCCGGTCCGCCCCGGCGGCGATGCCGATGGCCGGCCGGCGGCCCCCTGGGTGGCCTTGTTCGTCATGGATCCCGGCGGCGCGAGCACGCCGTCCCCGGCCCTGCTGCAGGAGCTGTTCGGGCTGACCGCAGCGGAGGCCGTGTTCGCCGCCGAGATCAGCCGCGGCGACGGGCTGCAGGCGGTCGCCGAGCGCCTGGCGATCGCGCCCACCACCGCGCGGACCCACCTGACCCGCATCTTCGAGAAGACCGGCACCCGCCGCCAGGCGGAGCTGGTGCGGCTGCTGATGCAGTGCGACCGGCTGGCGCCGTCCGGCGGCTGGCCGCCGCCCGGGCGGGACCGCGGCGACCGCGCGCCGGCCTTCGCCGCCCGGATCAGCTCCTGA
- a CDS encoding anti-virulence regulator CigR family protein, which produces MIPGKSRAGTARTLLLAAAALSLFAAGPTLAAPHGQGQGQGHGKKQTVIVPGNPGQGQGKSHRQGNASTPTVSFQPRDRDVIVDYYGGWPRAQALPPGIARNLARGKPLPPGIAKRGLPPDLLARLPRYDGYDYYMVGSDVVLMAIATGIIVDILTD; this is translated from the coding sequence GTGATTCCAGGAAAGTCCCGGGCCGGCACGGCCCGGACACTGCTGCTCGCGGCCGCCGCGCTCAGCCTGTTTGCGGCCGGCCCCACCTTGGCGGCGCCCCATGGCCAAGGGCAGGGTCAGGGTCACGGCAAGAAGCAGACCGTGATCGTGCCCGGCAATCCCGGCCAGGGCCAGGGCAAGTCCCATCGCCAGGGCAATGCCAGCACGCCGACAGTGTCGTTCCAGCCGCGGGACCGCGACGTGATCGTCGACTACTACGGCGGCTGGCCGCGCGCTCAGGCGTTGCCGCCCGGCATCGCCCGCAACCTGGCGCGGGGCAAGCCGCTGCCGCCGGGCATCGCCAAGCGGGGCCTGCCGCCGGACCTGCTGGCCCGGCTGCCCCGCTACGACGGCTATGACTACTACATGGTCGGGTCGGACGTGGTGCTGATGGCCATCGCCACCGGCATCATCGTCGACATCCTGACGGATTGA
- a CDS encoding aldolase, translated as MAHELHAADPSRLSNIGEIDWAALRQARIDLAACFRMAARLGLEEGICNHFSAMVPGRDDLFLVNPYGLAFAEVTASSLLVCDFHGNVVDGDGKPEATAFYIHARLHRQVPRVRAAFHTHMPNATALSMVEGEPLAWAGQTALKFYGRTAVDDAYNGLALDEAEGDRIAATLGDADVVFLRNHGVMVCGPTIAEAWDDLYSLERAAEVQVKALSPGRPLRPVPAEIARRTARQMREGDPESARLHLESVKRVLMREDPGFAA; from the coding sequence ATGGCCCATGAGCTGCACGCCGCCGACCCGTCCCGGCTGTCGAACATCGGCGAGATCGACTGGGCGGCGCTGCGCCAAGCCCGGATCGACCTGGCAGCCTGCTTCCGCATGGCCGCGCGGCTGGGGCTGGAGGAAGGCATCTGCAACCATTTCTCGGCCATGGTGCCCGGCCGCGACGACCTGTTCCTGGTCAACCCCTACGGCCTGGCCTTCGCCGAGGTCACGGCCTCGAGCCTCCTGGTCTGCGACTTCCACGGCAACGTCGTCGACGGCGACGGCAAGCCGGAGGCGACGGCCTTCTACATCCATGCCCGGCTGCACAGGCAGGTGCCGCGGGTGCGGGCGGCCTTCCACACCCACATGCCGAACGCCACGGCGCTGAGCATGGTCGAGGGCGAGCCGCTGGCCTGGGCCGGGCAGACGGCGCTGAAGTTCTACGGCCGCACCGCCGTCGACGACGCCTATAACGGCCTGGCGCTGGACGAGGCCGAGGGCGACCGGATCGCGGCGACCCTGGGCGACGCCGACGTGGTGTTCCTGCGCAACCACGGCGTGATGGTGTGCGGCCCGACCATCGCCGAGGCCTGGGACGACCTGTACTCCCTGGAGCGCGCCGCCGAGGTGCAGGTCAAGGCGCTGAGCCCCGGCCGGCCGCTGCGACCGGTGCCGGCCGAAATCGCCCGCCGCACCGCCCGGCAGATGCGAGAGGGCGACCCGGAGAGCGCCCGGCTGCATCTGGAAAGCGTCAAGCGGGTGCTGATGCGCGAGGATCCGGGCTTCGCCGCCTGA